The Zingiber officinale cultivar Zhangliang chromosome 9A, Zo_v1.1, whole genome shotgun sequence genome window below encodes:
- the LOC122019858 gene encoding putative pentatricopeptide repeat-containing protein At1g13630: MLFRRNSPYQLRIPRRCSTSKHLLSSLAAAVVAEEEELVSASSASDSQSSVIKFVSLFKPEAESIAPCQFARGGFSRHGAPKEKETVSFPGLHENRRVRKLEVCHALAKEGRLKEMRNAMRGMVQDEGVGSAPLLSEHLWTHFRHWDSSSIVWDMLADVYARSEMMDDARFVLSKMASLDMQASVSTYHSLLHSARYTSIVLDLYREIKASGISCREQTIDLLIDSLCKQGRVQDAISFFQEIREEKSYCPHLITFNALISGLCNSRFIKIAWSLLSLSFKYGFLPDEYSFNSLMHGLCLAGNVEEALQLSESMQNDGVEVDVVMYNILINGCRRLGSMREIWMLVRMMIKQGLQPDPVTHTIVISGICDEGDIDEGLRRMDMLARGCRLNIVTYSVLLNALCKKGDIAKVEELLHEIKDIGLDMDLVAYSILINGYCKLGEIDKALQVCRSMSSKSVMPNSFFHGAILSGMCKKGLMSVAKCYFEYLVATGQRLNVILYNIVIDGFAKVGDVEEALAVYEQLIRSAITPTIVTYNSLIYGFCKIGKPTEAQRFWREMDTYGLVPTAITYKTLIDGFCEIGDADSMQMLLEEMDRKSIMLDKITYSIVIKALCKKGRVKEAFDKLNDMVLSGIDADSIAYGTIIQGFYQQRNSDMAFYIFYKMLKGGIAPTPATYTFLIDCLCLNHQVDKAEEFLYYLLHQGIRLRKCAYTTVIKAHCAMAIPDKAFVLFDKLLKSGHEVTINDFSAVINRLCKRHFVHEAKGFFNKMLGFGIHPDQEVCDVIYNAFLRTKDYKSLITFCAFLIKRGLEPQS, translated from the exons ATGCTATTCCGGCGCAATTCCCCATATCAACTGCGGATCCCTCGCCGCTGCTCCACCAGTAAACACCTGCTCTCGTCTCTGGCGGCGGCGGTTGTCGCCGAGGAGGAGGAACTCGTCTCCGCTTCTTCGGCCTCAGATTCCCAGAGTTCTGTGATAAAGTTCGTATCTTTGTTCAAACCAGAGGCTGAAAGTATCGCTCCGTGCCAATTCGCCCGCGGGGGCTTCAGTCGACATGGAGCTCCGAAGGAGAAGGAAACGGTCTCGTTCCCTGGATTGCATGAGAATCGAAGGGTACGGAAATTGGAGGTTTGCCACGCTTTGGCCAAAGAAGGGAGATTGAAGGAGATGCGAAACGCCATGCGAGGGATGGTGCAGGACGAAG GAGTTGGTTCAGCACCATTATTGAGTGAGCACCTGTGGACTCATTTCAGACACTGGGATTCCAGCAGCATTGTTTGGGATATGTTGGCAGATGTATATGCTAGATCAGAAATGATGGACGACGCTCGTTTTGTCTTAAGCAAGATGGCTAGCTTGGACATGCAAGCTTCTGTGTCTACCTATCACAGTTTATTGCACAGTGCAAGGTATACAAGCATTGTTCTTGATCTTTATCGAGAAATCAAAGCCAGTGGGATTTCTTGCAGAGAGCAGACAATTGATCTCCTCATAGACAGTCTCTGCAAACAAGGAAGAGTGCAAGATGCAATATCGTTCTTCCAAGAGATAAGAGAAGAGAAATCATATTGCCCTCATTTGATCACCTTCAATGCCCTCATATCCGGACTGTGTAATTCTCGCTTTATCAAGATCGCATGGTCTCTCCTCTCTCTTTCCTTTAAGTATGGATTTCTTCCCGATGAATATAGTTTCAATTCTCTTATGCATGGGTTATGTCTAGCAGGAAATGTGGAAGAAGCTTTGCAACTCTCTGAGTCTATGCAAAATGACGGTGTAGAGGTTGATGTGGTTATGTATAATATTCTTATAAATGGGTGTCGTCGACTTGGATCTATGCGTGAGATCTGGATGCTCGTTAGAATGATGATAAAACAGGGACTGCAGCCTGATCCTGTTACTCATACTATTGTGATAAGTGGTATTTGTGATGAAGGCGATATTGATGAAGGACTAAGGAGGATGGATATGCTTGCCCGAGGATGCAGGCTGAATATTGTGACTTACAGTGTTCTCCTCAATGCCCTTTGCAAAAAAGGGGACATCGCTAAAGTTGAAGAGTTGCTTCATGAGATTAAAGATATCGGCCTCGATATGGATCTAGTGGCATATTCCATTCTCATAAACGGGTATTGCAAGTTGGGAGAAATAGACAAGGCACTTCAGGTGTGCCGATCTATGAGCTCGAAGAGTGTGATGCCAAATTCTTTTTTTCATGGAGCAATTCTTTCAGGTATGTGCAAGAAAGGTTTGATGTCGGTAGCAAAGTGCTATTTCGAGTACCTAGTTGCTACCGGTCAGAGATTGAACGTTATATTATATAACATTGTCATTGATGGCTTTGCTAAAGTTGGTGATGTCGAAGAAGCTCTTGCAGTATATGAACAACTAATTAGGTCAGCTATAACTCCTACAATTGTGACTTATAATTCCTTGATTTATGGTTTTTGTAAGATCGGAAAGCCAACCGAGGCACAGAGATTCTGGAGGGAAATGGATACGTATGGACTGGTTCCTACAGCCATAACATACAAGACACTTATTGATGGATTTTGTGAAATTGGGGATGCCGATTCGATGCAGATGCTACTTGAGGAAATGGATAGGAAATCAATCATGCTCGACAAAATTACTTACAGTATAGTTATCAAGGCACTTTGTAAAAAGGGTAGAGTAAAAGAGGCTTTTGATAAACTGAACGACATGGTTCTTAGTGGAATAGATGCTGACTCAATTGCCTACGGTACAATTATCCAAGGCTTTTatcagcaaaggaactcagaCATGGCCTTCTACATATTTTATAAAATGTTAAAAGGCGGTATTGCACCTACTCCTGCTACTTATACCTTTCTCATTGATTGTCTTTGTTTAAATCACCAAGTTGACAAAGCAGAGGAGTTCCTATATTATCTTTTGCATCAGGGTATCAGATTGAGGAAGTGTGCCTACACCACTGTCATAAAAGCACATTGTGCCATGGCGATCCCGGATAAGGCCTTTGTGCTCTTTGATAAACTGTTGAAGTCTGGACATGAAGTTACAATCAATGACTTCAGTGCGGTGATCAACCGATTATGCAAACGGCATTTTGTACATGAGGCAAAGGGCTTCTTCAATAAGATGTTAGGTTTCGGCATACATCCAGATCAGGAAGTGTGTGATGTGATCTACAATGCCTTCCTCAGGACGAAAGATTACAAGTCATTGATTACTTTCTGTGCCTTTTTGATCAAAAGAGGATTGGAGCCACAATCATAA
- the LOC122019859 gene encoding splicing factor 3B subunit 6-like protein: MATISLRKANTRLPPEVNRVLYVRNLPFNISSEEMYDIFGKYGAIRQIRIGTNKDTRGTAFVVYEDIYDAKTAVDHLSGFNVANRYLIVLYYQQAKMAKKSDSKKKEEEITRLQEKYGISTSKDK, from the coding sequence ATGGCGACGATTAGCCTTCGCAAGGCAAACACCCGTCTCCCGCCGGAAGTGAACCGGGTGCTGTACGTGCGCAACCTCCCTTTCAACATCTCCAGCGAGGAGATGTACGACATCTTCGGCAAGTACGGCGCCATCCGGCAGATCCGCATCGGCACTAACAAGGACACCCGGGGGACCGCCTTCGTCGTATACGAGGACATCTACGACGCCAAGACTGCCGTCGACCACCTCTCCGGCTTCAACGTCGCCAATCGCTACCTCATCGTCCTCTACTACCAGCAAGCCAAGATGGCCAAGAAGTCCGACtcgaagaagaaggaagaggagatcacGCGTCTTCAGGAGAAGTACGGCATCTCCACTTCCAAAGATAAGTAA